A stretch of the Planctomycetota bacterium genome encodes the following:
- a CDS encoding carboxypeptidase-like regulatory domain-containing protein, translated as MMPSPRSPIARMLRPLPALFVCIAAPLLAAGCNTPKLDGLVIPGPTPFVAALNRDEPKTDTSGIPGAKVRVTLASSGQLIADTETDEFGRFSVDTPGERMARGAVRVVATADGYTRVSRTTSLQTFEKMLLISMTPLPGAGPASGDAPEGDPADDGAGGGGADGGGER; from the coding sequence ATGATGCCGTCTCCTCGTTCGCCGATCGCACGGATGCTCCGCCCGCTGCCCGCGCTGTTCGTCTGCATCGCCGCGCCGCTGCTCGCGGCCGGCTGCAACACGCCGAAGCTCGATGGGCTCGTGATCCCCGGACCCACGCCCTTCGTCGCGGCCCTCAACCGCGACGAGCCCAAGACCGACACGTCGGGCATCCCCGGCGCCAAGGTCCGCGTCACGCTCGCCAGCAGCGGGCAGCTCATCGCCGATACCGAGACCGACGAGTTCGGCCGCTTCTCGGTCGACACGCCCGGCGAGCGGATGGCCCGCGGCGCCGTCCGCGTGGTCGCGACGGCGGACGGCTATACCCGCGTCAGCCGGACGACCTCGCTGCAGACCTTCGAGAAGATGCTGCTCATCTCGATGACGCCGCTGCCCGGTGCCGGCCCGGCCTCGGGGGATGCGCCCGAGGGCGATCCGGCCGATGACGGTGCGGGCGGCGGGGGTGCGGATGGCGGGGGCGAGCGCTGA
- a CDS encoding DUF3488 and transglutaminase-like domain-containing protein: protein MTLQRTLRTALLWTALVAIAAYAVAAEAPLVAIAALPAAFGCWWAAGQPWAPTVPRMFINGVLLLAVGLGLGLATLGGGFNVERVAEMLTALLVVKLFDNRSSRDSAEVLALAVFLAFGAILTSLQLLVGLLLLVFCPLLVWTALLQQVVAAEERAERYQRGLGAERRRRDRGGAGISRGLRRMTGWLTVSASLVAAAVFVLVPRGLAPGFLDVAGDAGGRRTGFSEEVRLGRAGLISESQEIVLDLRVTDGSEGNLGSPNRVYHLRGAVLDAYEDGRWTRDDDRGEGRTRSIQRVQTTGPDNQVGWPQNMPAALVVQEYKLRSEPRKSDLVYSILEPISWRFSERLYLQQDNARHTMRFDENANTLTYRVDSGLLGSRRPDRIATDGAWWRGVDFPSERVRTLTNEILAADGLPTGRRPRTIPEVTAAANAIRQHLLGFSYTLDIQRAEGEPIEWFLFEGQQGHCEYFASAMAAMCRSVGINARVVTGYVAVEFSQGSGWYTVRESNAHAWVEVEHAQHQWRTHDPTPPDDFERIHQPDLDLAGMVRRWIDAIEFFWVDSVVSFDRGSQRRVLGASNDEEPQLAPLRSISDFLQRVRGSGWVGVVQAALAGVIAFCGVIGMAIAAQAFLRRTGVGVARRPRVRALGGAGTLAADLLRALERAGHPKPAWTPMLAHARGIDGGSDSPADGDYPGPRSLVGIVERLYEAHFGGRQIDANEARDLRTSIAEAGGRLRQAARAEPDEPVRS, encoded by the coding sequence ATGACACTGCAACGCACGCTGCGCACCGCGCTGCTATGGACGGCGCTCGTCGCGATCGCCGCCTATGCGGTGGCCGCCGAGGCGCCGCTGGTTGCCATCGCCGCCCTGCCCGCCGCCTTCGGCTGCTGGTGGGCCGCGGGCCAGCCCTGGGCGCCCACGGTGCCTCGCATGTTCATCAACGGCGTGCTGCTGCTGGCGGTGGGACTGGGGCTTGGGCTCGCGACCCTCGGCGGGGGGTTCAACGTCGAGCGGGTGGCCGAGATGCTCACGGCCCTGCTGGTCGTCAAGCTGTTCGACAACCGCTCGTCCCGCGACTCGGCCGAGGTGCTCGCGCTGGCGGTGTTCCTCGCCTTTGGCGCGATCCTCACCAGCCTCCAACTGCTCGTGGGCCTGCTGCTGCTGGTCTTCTGCCCGCTGCTGGTGTGGACGGCGCTGCTCCAGCAGGTCGTCGCCGCCGAGGAGCGCGCCGAGCGCTACCAGCGCGGTCTCGGGGCCGAACGCCGCCGCCGCGATCGCGGCGGCGCGGGCATCTCTCGCGGCCTGCGGCGGATGACCGGATGGCTCACGGTGTCGGCCTCGCTCGTGGCGGCGGCCGTCTTCGTGCTCGTGCCCCGCGGGCTGGCTCCGGGCTTCCTCGATGTTGCGGGCGATGCGGGCGGCCGGCGCACGGGCTTCTCCGAGGAGGTCCGGCTGGGCCGTGCGGGCCTCATATCGGAATCCCAGGAGATCGTGCTGGACCTGCGGGTCACCGATGGCAGCGAGGGCAACCTCGGCAGCCCCAACCGCGTGTACCACCTCCGCGGCGCCGTCCTCGACGCCTATGAGGACGGCCGCTGGACCCGCGACGACGACCGGGGCGAGGGGCGGACGCGCTCGATCCAACGCGTCCAAACCACCGGCCCGGACAACCAGGTGGGCTGGCCGCAGAACATGCCGGCGGCGCTCGTCGTGCAGGAATATAAGCTGCGATCCGAGCCCCGCAAGAGCGACCTGGTCTACAGCATCCTCGAGCCCATCTCCTGGCGATTCTCCGAGCGGTTGTACCTGCAGCAGGATAATGCGCGGCACACGATGCGCTTCGACGAGAACGCCAACACGCTGACCTACCGCGTGGATTCGGGACTGCTCGGCTCGAGACGGCCCGACCGCATCGCGACCGACGGCGCCTGGTGGCGGGGCGTGGACTTTCCCTCCGAGCGCGTGCGGACGCTGACAAACGAGATCCTCGCCGCCGACGGGCTGCCCACCGGGCGCCGGCCTCGCACCATCCCGGAGGTTACCGCCGCGGCCAACGCCATCCGCCAGCACCTGCTGGGCTTCAGCTACACGCTGGACATCCAGCGGGCCGAAGGCGAGCCGATCGAGTGGTTCCTCTTCGAGGGCCAGCAGGGCCATTGCGAGTACTTCGCCTCGGCCATGGCGGCCATGTGCCGCAGCGTGGGCATCAACGCCCGCGTCGTCACGGGATACGTCGCCGTCGAGTTCAGCCAGGGCTCGGGCTGGTACACCGTCCGCGAGAGCAACGCGCACGCTTGGGTCGAGGTCGAGCACGCCCAGCACCAGTGGCGGACGCACGACCCCACGCCGCCCGACGACTTCGAGCGCATCCACCAGCCCGATCTGGACCTCGCCGGCATGGTCCGCCGCTGGATCGACGCCATCGAGTTCTTCTGGGTTGACTCGGTGGTGTCCTTCGATCGTGGGTCGCAGCGTCGGGTGCTGGGCGCGAGCAACGACGAGGAGCCGCAGCTTGCCCCGCTGCGCTCGATCTCGGACTTCCTGCAGCGGGTCCGGGGGTCGGGCTGGGTGGGCGTGGTGCAGGCGGCGCTCGCGGGCGTCATCGCGTTCTGCGGGGTTATCGGGATGGCCATCGCCGCGCAGGCCTTCCTGCGGCGCACGGGCGTCGGCGTCGCCCGCCGGCCCCGGGTCCGGGCGCTGGGCGGCGCGGGCACCCTCGCGGCCGACCTGCTGCGTGCCCTTGAGCGGGCGGGCCATCCCAAGCCCGCCTGGACGCCCATGCTCGCCCATGCTCGCGGCATCGACGGCGGCTCCGATAGCCCGGCCGACGGCGACTACCCGGGCCCGCGGAGCCTCGTGGGCATCGTCGAGCGGCTGTACGAGGCCCACTTCGGCGGCCGCCAGATCGACGCGAACGAGGCCCGCGACCTGCGCACGTCCATCGCCGAGGCGGGCGGCCGGCTGCGGCAGGCGGCCCGGGCCGAGCCCGACGAGCCCGTTCGCTCTTAA
- the scpB gene encoding SMC-Scp complex subunit ScpB, with the protein MPATSEHDAANAAAVSPAASALAANLEAVLLAAGRAVTAQDAWDALSIDEGAEAFAAGRPPAEALDELVAALNAELDVQGRAARVEKLAGGYRLMVAAGHARVVAAFDRARQPQRLSRPSIETLSIIAYRQPITRAQIEAIRGVACGEVLRSLLDRKLIAIKGRAEELGRPMLYGTTRQFLDLFGLASLKELPTKSAGGSAGPSAGLSPSHATPEDA; encoded by the coding sequence ATGCCGGCCACCAGCGAGCACGACGCCGCCAATGCCGCGGCGGTTTCCCCCGCCGCGTCGGCGCTCGCCGCGAACCTCGAGGCCGTGCTGCTCGCCGCGGGACGCGCCGTGACCGCGCAGGATGCCTGGGACGCGCTCTCCATCGACGAGGGGGCCGAGGCCTTTGCCGCCGGTCGCCCGCCCGCCGAGGCGTTGGATGAATTGGTCGCGGCGCTCAACGCCGAGCTCGACGTCCAGGGCCGCGCGGCCCGCGTCGAGAAGCTCGCCGGCGGCTACCGGCTGATGGTCGCCGCCGGGCACGCCCGGGTGGTGGCGGCCTTCGATCGTGCACGCCAGCCCCAGCGGCTCAGCCGGCCCTCCATCGAGACGCTGTCGATCATCGCGTACCGCCAGCCCATCACGAGGGCCCAGATCGAGGCCATCCGCGGCGTGGCCTGCGGCGAGGTGCTCCGTTCGCTGCTCGATCGCAAGCTGATCGCCATCAAGGGACGGGCCGAGGAGCTCGGCCGACCGATGCTGTACGGCACGACCCGCCAGTTCCTCGATCTGTTCGGGCTGGCGTCGCTGAAGGAACTGCCCACCAAGTCGGCCGGCGGGTCGGCCGGCCCGTCGGCTGGCCTCTCGCCTAGCCACGCCACCCCGGAGGACGCATGA
- a CDS encoding M14 family metallopeptidase, with protein sequence MPKMRWIVPLLVATLAVPVLAQDRATQDRAARSGRLAPLTAADVSHLPSEPYDYFGGLRFDRGVPTPESVIGHRIGERFTRHHQRIDYCRALADASPRVRFHQYGVSHQRRPLVYLTISSPANLERLDDILAANRELAEPELLSRTRRDEIIANNPAIVWYSFGVHGNEASCGEASIQFAYTLAAATNPEIDDILDKTIIVVDPQLNPDGQMRYANWYQNARGVDPDATRFAHEHNEPWPGGRTNHYLFDLNRDWVWGVHPESSSRVRAYREYLPHLHLDYHEQGYTSPYFFGEGDTPYNLNIPQDTKDWVALYGRENARAFDREGLVYATRERFDYLYTGYGKVLPVYHGAVGLLLEKAGHGRAGLAIEVSDQYTLTLSERVRHHFITAMNYAEVTAANRQGQLERFAKFWRDSVDAVRPGPMAFVISNANDPALLEKVWDFCDLHGIRIDRLTQTVTTDAFETYDRGETVDDLTLPAGSWVIDARQPMGNLVRAMFERETEIEDPDTYDITAWSLPISFGVDAWHSMRAFEGPTERLADWSPPEARITGEGGVALVIDAGQHHFPAAVGRAVAHELFCRVLGDAVEVDGKRFAAGSLLIHLIRNPDRDVDAFIDEVLALGVNIHRASEGFTAAGPHLGNNANPIMRLPKVLLVTGEGTSSNSFGQHWHLLDIEQPFPHTRVTRSQLASIDLDDYTVIVMPSMSAPSERAAERIAAWVRGGGVVVASDGAARWAIQNLANAQNEDDEDDDEPDPNTKTWAEREQDSIDNRVAGAMALTTVDTSHPMAAGVRPWMGVLVRGLTELPIRETAYVVARYDDAQPIISGPVSEANQDRMKSLPFVVHHRVGGGAVICFAEDVTIRGFHHAGMRLLMNAIVYGPTLGRL encoded by the coding sequence ATGCCGAAGATGCGTTGGATCGTGCCGCTGCTCGTCGCCACCCTCGCGGTGCCCGTGCTGGCCCAGGATCGTGCGACCCAGGATCGGGCGGCTAGGAGCGGTCGGCTCGCCCCGCTGACCGCCGCGGACGTCTCGCACCTGCCCAGCGAGCCGTACGACTACTTCGGCGGCCTGCGCTTCGACCGCGGTGTGCCCACGCCCGAGAGCGTGATCGGCCATCGCATCGGCGAGCGCTTCACCCGGCACCACCAGCGGATCGACTACTGCCGGGCGCTGGCCGACGCCTCGCCCCGCGTGCGATTCCACCAGTACGGCGTGAGCCACCAGCGGCGGCCGCTGGTCTACCTGACGATCTCCAGCCCGGCCAACCTGGAGCGGCTGGACGACATCCTCGCCGCCAACCGCGAGTTGGCCGAGCCCGAGTTGCTGTCGCGCACACGGCGGGACGAGATCATCGCGAACAACCCGGCCATCGTCTGGTACAGCTTCGGCGTGCACGGCAACGAGGCGAGCTGCGGCGAGGCCTCGATCCAGTTCGCCTACACGCTAGCGGCGGCGACCAACCCCGAGATCGACGACATCCTCGACAAGACCATCATCGTCGTCGATCCGCAGCTCAACCCCGATGGCCAGATGCGGTACGCCAACTGGTACCAGAACGCCCGGGGCGTCGACCCCGATGCGACTCGCTTCGCCCACGAGCACAACGAGCCCTGGCCCGGCGGCCGCACCAACCACTACCTCTTCGACCTCAACCGCGACTGGGTCTGGGGCGTGCACCCCGAGAGCAGCTCCCGCGTGCGGGCCTACCGCGAGTACCTGCCGCACCTGCACCTGGACTACCACGAGCAGGGCTACACGAGCCCCTACTTCTTCGGCGAGGGCGACACCCCCTACAACCTCAACATCCCCCAGGACACCAAGGACTGGGTGGCGCTCTACGGCCGCGAGAACGCCCGGGCCTTCGACCGCGAGGGCCTGGTGTACGCGACGCGGGAGCGCTTCGATTACCTGTATACCGGCTACGGCAAGGTGCTGCCGGTGTACCACGGCGCGGTTGGGTTGCTGCTGGAGAAGGCCGGCCACGGCCGCGCGGGCCTCGCCATCGAGGTCAGCGATCAGTACACGCTCACGCTCAGCGAGCGGGTGCGGCACCACTTCATCACCGCGATGAACTACGCCGAGGTCACCGCGGCCAATCGCCAGGGCCAGCTCGAGCGCTTCGCAAAGTTCTGGCGGGACAGCGTCGACGCGGTGCGGCCCGGCCCGATGGCCTTCGTCATCTCGAACGCCAACGATCCCGCGCTGCTCGAGAAGGTCTGGGACTTCTGCGACCTGCACGGCATCCGGATCGATCGGCTTACCCAGACCGTCACCACGGACGCATTCGAGACCTACGACCGCGGCGAGACCGTCGACGACCTGACGCTGCCCGCCGGCTCCTGGGTGATCGACGCCCGCCAGCCCATGGGCAACCTCGTGCGCGCGATGTTCGAGCGCGAGACCGAGATCGAGGACCCCGATACCTACGACATCACCGCGTGGAGCCTGCCGATTAGCTTCGGCGTCGACGCCTGGCACAGCATGCGGGCCTTCGAGGGACCGACCGAGCGACTCGCCGACTGGTCGCCGCCGGAGGCCCGCATCACGGGCGAGGGCGGCGTCGCGCTGGTCATCGACGCCGGCCAGCACCACTTCCCAGCCGCCGTTGGCCGGGCCGTTGCGCACGAGCTGTTCTGCCGTGTGCTAGGCGATGCCGTCGAGGTCGACGGGAAGCGCTTCGCCGCCGGCAGCCTGCTCATCCACCTCATCCGCAATCCCGACCGCGACGTCGACGCCTTCATCGACGAGGTGCTCGCGCTCGGCGTCAACATCCACCGCGCCAGCGAGGGCTTCACCGCCGCCGGCCCGCACCTGGGCAACAACGCCAACCCCATCATGCGGTTGCCGAAGGTGCTGCTGGTGACGGGCGAGGGCACCAGCAGCAACAGCTTCGGCCAGCACTGGCATCTACTGGATATCGAGCAGCCCTTCCCGCACACGCGTGTGACGCGGAGCCAGCTGGCGTCCATCGACCTAGATGACTACACCGTGATCGTCATGCCCTCCATGAGCGCGCCGAGCGAGCGGGCGGCCGAGCGCATCGCCGCGTGGGTGCGCGGCGGCGGCGTGGTGGTCGCCAGCGACGGGGCGGCCCGCTGGGCGATCCAGAACCTCGCCAACGCCCAGAACGAGGACGACGAGGACGACGACGAGCCCGATCCCAACACGAAGACCTGGGCCGAGCGCGAGCAGGACTCGATCGACAATCGCGTCGCCGGCGCAATGGCGCTCACCACCGTGGACACCAGCCACCCGATGGCCGCCGGCGTGCGGCCCTGGATGGGCGTGCTCGTCCGCGGGCTGACCGAGCTTCCGATCCGCGAGACCGCCTATGTCGTCGCCCGCTACGACGACGCGCAGCCGATCATCTCGGGCCCGGTCAGCGAGGCCAACCAGGACCGCATGAAATCGCTGCCCTTCGTGGTGCACCACCGCGTGGGCGGCGGCGCGGTGATCTGCTTCGCCGAGGACGTCACCATCCGCGGCTTCCACCACGCCGGCATGCGTCTGCTGATGAACGCGATCGTGTACGGACCGACGCTAGGGCGGCTCTAG
- a CDS encoding DUF58 domain-containing protein, which translates to MAYVLVTAFVAVGAINSQNNLLFWALGLGIGGLMASGFVSGTSLMGVTIERDDVGEVVAGQPFALRYRIHNHNRFVPAYALLIEELPPKNGGDSWPLAGAPVASLSRIPPRRTARTETLALVHRRGPFEMARVRVSTTFPFGVARKSVTFDLPQPSLASPAMARLRQDFLEAAIAPTQDGTELIAAPGAGEDLYGVREYRAGDRVRDIAWRLSARTDTLVVQQRCARLPRRLVIQLDLPQELAARREDDAERLLALAASIIAEAGRRAVAVGLVVPAAGIATGSVTTAAGRRGLLRRLGSYGFADREGDALRPLRSGQGSVVLALGPGSGAGGGEHAVHLGPGDLLRLAADSRAVDHLRLLFPEPGDNAAEPAPEPAAPAARTGQRP; encoded by the coding sequence GTGGCCTACGTGCTGGTGACCGCCTTCGTCGCCGTCGGCGCCATCAACAGCCAGAACAACCTGCTCTTCTGGGCACTGGGGCTGGGCATCGGCGGCCTCATGGCCTCGGGCTTTGTCAGCGGCACGTCGCTGATGGGCGTGACCATCGAGCGCGACGACGTCGGCGAGGTCGTTGCGGGCCAGCCCTTCGCGTTGCGGTACCGCATCCACAACCACAACCGGTTCGTCCCCGCGTACGCGCTGCTCATCGAGGAGTTGCCGCCGAAGAACGGCGGCGATTCCTGGCCGCTGGCCGGGGCGCCGGTCGCCAGCCTGAGCCGCATCCCGCCGCGGCGGACGGCGCGGACAGAGACGCTGGCGCTCGTGCACCGGCGGGGCCCGTTCGAGATGGCCCGCGTGCGGGTGTCGACGACCTTTCCGTTCGGCGTGGCCCGCAAGTCGGTCACGTTCGACCTGCCGCAGCCGAGCCTGGCGTCGCCGGCGATGGCGCGGCTCCGCCAGGACTTCCTCGAGGCCGCCATCGCGCCCACGCAGGACGGCACCGAGCTCATCGCCGCGCCCGGTGCGGGCGAGGATCTCTACGGCGTCCGCGAGTACCGCGCGGGAGACCGCGTCCGCGACATCGCGTGGCGATTGTCGGCCCGGACCGACACCCTGGTCGTGCAGCAGCGGTGCGCGCGGCTGCCGCGACGGCTGGTCATCCAGCTCGATCTGCCTCAAGAACTCGCGGCCCGCCGGGAGGACGACGCGGAGCGGCTGCTCGCCCTCGCGGCGTCGATCATCGCCGAGGCTGGCCGCCGCGCGGTCGCGGTGGGGCTCGTGGTGCCCGCGGCGGGAATCGCCACGGGCTCGGTGACGACCGCCGCCGGCCGCCGCGGGCTGCTGCGTCGGCTGGGCTCGTACGGCTTTGCCGATCGCGAGGGCGACGCCCTCCGGCCCCTCCGCAGCGGTCAGGGCAGCGTGGTGCTCGCGCTGGGCCCCGGGTCTGGTGCCGGCGGCGGCGAGCATGCGGTGCATTTGGGGCCGGGCGACCTGCTGCGGCTGGCCGCGGATAGCCGAGCCGTGGACCACCTCAGGCTGCTCTTCCCCGAGCCCGGTGACAACGCCGCCGAACCCGCCCCCGAACCCGCCGCCCCCGCGGCACGAACAGGCCAGCGGCCATGA
- a CDS encoding queuosine precursor transporter, with amino-acid sequence MDEGAATLPSRQHAYDGLPALDEATLHRRREGVFLVLAGLFLGTLAMLNILGITRFIVFASWSEGSGLSWGRWGEISFAVAVGVLPYPITFLCTDFISELYGRRRANLVVWVGLLLNLWVLLVLWVGGALPMQPDVVSYGTDALGREVLAPPLPEPVYDETGAFVRFDEDWTFYRVRMLTFGAVAASMIAYLAAQLVDVHVFHFWKKLTNGRHLWLRNNGSTLVSQLVDTTAVILITHFYAKALPVDAAAPIGRQLLLFIATGYVFKLAMALLDTLPFYVGSRMLARYLRLPPPHALARHSPAAAVEAGVG; translated from the coding sequence ATGGACGAGGGCGCCGCCACGCTCCCATCGCGGCAGCACGCGTACGACGGCCTGCCCGCGCTGGACGAGGCCACGCTGCACCGCCGCCGCGAGGGCGTGTTCCTGGTGCTCGCGGGGCTGTTCCTCGGCACGCTGGCCATGCTCAACATCCTGGGCATCACCCGCTTCATCGTGTTCGCGTCGTGGTCCGAGGGCTCGGGGCTGTCGTGGGGCCGGTGGGGCGAGATCAGCTTCGCCGTCGCCGTCGGCGTGCTGCCCTACCCCATCACGTTCCTGTGCACCGATTTCATCAGCGAGCTCTACGGCCGCCGCCGCGCCAACCTGGTCGTGTGGGTCGGATTGCTGCTGAACCTCTGGGTGCTGCTCGTGCTGTGGGTCGGCGGCGCGCTGCCGATGCAGCCCGACGTCGTGAGCTACGGCACCGACGCGCTCGGCCGCGAGGTGCTAGCGCCGCCGCTGCCCGAGCCGGTGTACGACGAGACCGGGGCCTTCGTCCGCTTCGACGAGGACTGGACGTTCTACCGCGTGCGGATGCTGACCTTCGGCGCGGTCGCCGCATCGATGATCGCCTACCTTGCGGCGCAGCTGGTGGACGTCCACGTCTTCCACTTCTGGAAGAAGCTCACCAATGGCCGGCACCTGTGGCTGCGGAACAACGGCAGCACGCTGGTCAGCCAGCTGGTGGACACGACGGCGGTCATCCTGATCACCCATTTCTACGCCAAGGCCCTGCCGGTGGACGCCGCGGCACCCATCGGCCGGCAGCTGCTGCTGTTCATCGCGACCGGCTACGTGTTCAAGCTGGCGATGGCGCTGCTCGACACGCTGCCCTTCTACGTGGGTTCCCGGATGCTGGCCCGATATCTCCGCCTGCCGCCGCCGCACGCCCTGGCGAGGCACTCACCCGCCGCGGCGGTCGAGGCCGGGGTCGGATGA